Proteins from a single region of Anser cygnoides isolate HZ-2024a breed goose chromosome 18, Taihu_goose_T2T_genome, whole genome shotgun sequence:
- the KIF12 gene encoding kinesin-like protein KIF12 isoform X1: protein MEAEGERGWEPRQGMRPTTLPRGPRRPRWGAVGTGGKHEHGMASGPSPRGAPHVGTPTTPPPPVPPRSPGAEQEGPAVGKETRLRVVLRVRPLTCTETRRGDRRVVHSLGDGTVHVSAARHDATFGFSAVFDAGASQEAVFEGSRMRQLVELAIDGFSCTVFAFGQTGSGKTYTLMGPLGQVQHQPRRQDGLLAPRGGSGREVRTRCDRSASTERGPACGPGCAGADAEILRLPPGAQPEPQPQPGAQCLLPGDLQRAGQGPAEPGAAVRPAPALEQNPRLLRGEPAQRGLREPGGHRRPAPARCRGRGHVGHIREVLHPAVPPLQLSIPAGSRRRRTSAHALNRHSSRSHALLTIHIRSRAPSTSPSKQGTLCFVDLAGSERVKDTGSTGELCVEANNINRSLLALGHCISLLAKPQGKRTHIPYRDSKLTRLLARSLGGWGITLMVACISPSSRCLSETLSTLHYASRARRVTTRPVSNRVPREKLLQTLEEEIRALQLENLSLRQQLCLPTVPTRSEEVLGTPPRPGAQPGWAGKYGHMGPRCPPPEGQLLSEGAPAWPSLYGLLRDFVVENEQLRQPHKSPDPGGDIPAVPSCRAPRSSCGSQVPLRSTHVPLGHPTQLRQPHATPASGHQLPKLPPASGCPQCCPSLPDAIVPQVLPGLPVPQPVPLGIPLPGQEDAALPGSRPHQGKRSQGRSRSSSRRHPAPRDSREPPGPERWPSPERRVVPSAPPWPGPVLPEPGAAGAVPLPQWEEAPGWLAEQI, encoded by the exons ATGGAGGCGGAGGgcgagcggggctgggagccccgACAGGGCATGAGGCCCACAACGCTCCCACGGGGCCCGCGGCGACC GCGCTGGGGCGCAGTGGGGACAGGAGGAAAGCACGAGCACGGCATGGCCTCGGGTCCCTCTCCTCGGGGTGCCCCGCACGTGGGGACACCCACCACCCCGCCGCCCCCTGTTCCCCCAAGGAGCCCCGGAGCGGAGCAGGAGGGACCCGCGGTGGGGAAGGAAACGCGCCTGAGGGTGGTGCTGAG GGTCCGGCCGCTGACCTGCACGGAGACACGCCGAGGTGACCGGCGGGTGGTGCACAGCCTGGGCGACGGCACCGTCCAC GTGAGCGCGGCCAGGCACGACGCCACCTTCGGGTTCAGTGCCGTCTTCGACGCGGGCGCCTCGCAGGAGGCTGTCTTCGAGGGCAGCAGGATGAGGCAGCTGGTGGAGCTGGCGATAGACGG cttctcCTGCACCGTCTTCGCCTTCGGACAGACGGGCTCGGGGAAGACCTACACCCTGATGGGGCCTCTGGGGCAGGTACAGCACCAGCCCCGACGGCAGGATGGGCTCCTCGCGCCCCGTGGTGGGAGCGGGCGGGAGGTGAGGACGCGCTGTGACCGCTCGGCCTCCACAGAGCGAGGCCCAGCCTGCGGCCccggctgtgctggggctgatgCAGAGATCCTTCGCCTGCCTCCTGGAGCACAGCCGGagccgcagccccagcctggcGCTCAGTGCCTCCTACCTGGAGATCTACAACGAGCAG GTCAGGGACCTGCTGAGCCCGGGGCCGCCGTGCGCCCTGCCCCTGCGCTGGAGCAAAACCCGCGGCTTCTACGCGGAGAACCAGCTCAGCGTGGACTTCGAGAGCCTGGAGGCCATCGTCGACCTGCTCCTGCAAGGTGCCGGGGCAGGGGCCACGTGGGGCACATTCGGGAGGTGCTGCACCCAGCGGTGCCCCCCCTGCAGCTCTCCATCCCGGCAGGTTCCCGGAGGCGCCGGACCTCTGCGCATGCCCTCAACAGGCACTCGAGCCGCAGCCACGCTCTCCTGACCATCCACATCCGCAGCCGAGCC cccagcaccagccccagcaagCAGGGCACGCTGTGCTTCGTGGACCTGGCCGGCAGCGAGCGGGTGAAGGACACCGGCTCCACCGGGGAGCTCTGCGTGGAGGCCAACAACATCAACCGCAGCCTCCTGGCGCTGG GACACTGCATCTCCCTGCTGGCCAAGCCCCAAGGGAAGCGGACACACATTCCCTACAGGGACAGCAAGCTCACCCGGCTGCTGGCCCGCTCCCTGGGCGGCTGGGGCATCACGCTGATG GTCGCCTGCATCTCCCCGTCCTCGCGCTGCCTCTCGGAGACGCTGAGCACGCTGCACTACGCCAGCCGAGCCCGCAGGGTCACCACCAGGCCCGTGTCCAACAGG GTCCCCCGGGAGAAGCTGCTGCAAACCTTGGAGGAAGAGATCCGGGCCCTGCAGCTGGAGAACCTCTCCCTGcgccagcagctctgcctgcccacGGTGCCGACGAGGAgtgaggaggtgctggggacccccccgaggCCGGGGGCACAGCCGGGCTGGGCGGGCAAGTACGGCCACATggggccgcgctgccccccACCCGAAGGGCAGCTCCTGTCGGAGGGAGCCCCAGCCTGGCCCAGCCTCTACGGCCTCCTGCGGGACTTCGTGGTGGAGAACGAGCAGCTCAG gcagccccacaAGTCCCCAGACCCTGGCGGTGACATCCCAGCCGTCCCAtcctgcagagccccccgcAGCTCCTGCGGCAGCCAGGTCCCTCTCCGGAGCACCCACGTCCCGCTCGGCCACCCCACGCAGCTCCGGCAGCCCCACGCGACACCCGCCTCCGGGCACCAGCTGCCG AAACTGCCTCCTGCCTCCGGTTGCCCCCAGTGCTGCCCCAGTCTGCCCGATGCCATCGTGCCCCAG GTGCTGCCGGGGCTCCCCGTGCCACAGCCGGTCCCCCTCGGCATCCCGCTGCCCGGCCAGGAGGACGCGGCTCTGCCCGGCTCCCGGCCACACCAGGGAAAGCG GAGCCAGGGAAGGAGCCGGAGCTCATCTCGGCGGCACCCGGCGCCACGGGACAGCCGGGAGCCACCGGGCCCCGAGCGCTGGCCCAGCCCCGAGAGAAGGGTTGTGCCTTCGGCCCCACCGTGGCCAGGCCCAGTCCTGCCAGAGCCTGGAG CCGCCGGAGCTGTCCCTCTGCCGCAGTGGGAAGAGGCCCCGGGCTGGCTGGCGGAGCAGATCTGA
- the KIF12 gene encoding kinesin-like protein KIF12 isoform X3 — protein sequence MEAEGERGWEPRQGMRPTTLPRGPRRPSPGAEQEGPAVGKETRLRVVLRVRPLTCTETRRGDRRVVHSLGDGTVHVSAARHDATFGFSAVFDAGASQEAVFEGSRMRQLVELAIDGFSCTVFAFGQTGSGKTYTLMGPLGQVQHQPRRQDGLLAPRGGSGREVRTRCDRSASTERGPACGPGCAGADAEILRLPPGAQPEPQPQPGAQCLLPGDLQRAGQGPAEPGAAVRPAPALEQNPRLLRGEPAQRGLREPGGHRRPAPARCRGRGHVGHIREVLHPAVPPLQLSIPAGSRRRRTSAHALNRHSSRSHALLTIHIRSRAPSTSPSKQGTLCFVDLAGSERVKDTGSTGELCVEANNINRSLLALGHCISLLAKPQGKRTHIPYRDSKLTRLLARSLGGWGITLMVACISPSSRCLSETLSTLHYASRARRVTTRPVSNRVPREKLLQTLEEEIRALQLENLSLRQQLCLPTVPTRSEEVLGTPPRPGAQPGWAGKYGHMGPRCPPPEGQLLSEGAPAWPSLYGLLRDFVVENEQLRQPHKSPDPGGDIPAVPSCRAPRSSCGSQVPLRSTHVPLGHPTQLRQPHATPASGHQLPKLPPASGCPQCCPSLPDAIVPQVLPGLPVPQPVPLGIPLPGQEDAALPGSRPHQGKRSQGRSRSSSRRHPAPRDSREPPGPERWPSPERRVVPSAPPWPGPVLPEPGAAGAVPLPQWEEAPGWLAEQI from the exons ATGGAGGCGGAGGgcgagcggggctgggagccccgACAGGGCATGAGGCCCACAACGCTCCCACGGGGCCCGCGGCGACC GAGCCCCGGAGCGGAGCAGGAGGGACCCGCGGTGGGGAAGGAAACGCGCCTGAGGGTGGTGCTGAG GGTCCGGCCGCTGACCTGCACGGAGACACGCCGAGGTGACCGGCGGGTGGTGCACAGCCTGGGCGACGGCACCGTCCAC GTGAGCGCGGCCAGGCACGACGCCACCTTCGGGTTCAGTGCCGTCTTCGACGCGGGCGCCTCGCAGGAGGCTGTCTTCGAGGGCAGCAGGATGAGGCAGCTGGTGGAGCTGGCGATAGACGG cttctcCTGCACCGTCTTCGCCTTCGGACAGACGGGCTCGGGGAAGACCTACACCCTGATGGGGCCTCTGGGGCAGGTACAGCACCAGCCCCGACGGCAGGATGGGCTCCTCGCGCCCCGTGGTGGGAGCGGGCGGGAGGTGAGGACGCGCTGTGACCGCTCGGCCTCCACAGAGCGAGGCCCAGCCTGCGGCCccggctgtgctggggctgatgCAGAGATCCTTCGCCTGCCTCCTGGAGCACAGCCGGagccgcagccccagcctggcGCTCAGTGCCTCCTACCTGGAGATCTACAACGAGCAG GTCAGGGACCTGCTGAGCCCGGGGCCGCCGTGCGCCCTGCCCCTGCGCTGGAGCAAAACCCGCGGCTTCTACGCGGAGAACCAGCTCAGCGTGGACTTCGAGAGCCTGGAGGCCATCGTCGACCTGCTCCTGCAAGGTGCCGGGGCAGGGGCCACGTGGGGCACATTCGGGAGGTGCTGCACCCAGCGGTGCCCCCCCTGCAGCTCTCCATCCCGGCAGGTTCCCGGAGGCGCCGGACCTCTGCGCATGCCCTCAACAGGCACTCGAGCCGCAGCCACGCTCTCCTGACCATCCACATCCGCAGCCGAGCC cccagcaccagccccagcaagCAGGGCACGCTGTGCTTCGTGGACCTGGCCGGCAGCGAGCGGGTGAAGGACACCGGCTCCACCGGGGAGCTCTGCGTGGAGGCCAACAACATCAACCGCAGCCTCCTGGCGCTGG GACACTGCATCTCCCTGCTGGCCAAGCCCCAAGGGAAGCGGACACACATTCCCTACAGGGACAGCAAGCTCACCCGGCTGCTGGCCCGCTCCCTGGGCGGCTGGGGCATCACGCTGATG GTCGCCTGCATCTCCCCGTCCTCGCGCTGCCTCTCGGAGACGCTGAGCACGCTGCACTACGCCAGCCGAGCCCGCAGGGTCACCACCAGGCCCGTGTCCAACAGG GTCCCCCGGGAGAAGCTGCTGCAAACCTTGGAGGAAGAGATCCGGGCCCTGCAGCTGGAGAACCTCTCCCTGcgccagcagctctgcctgcccacGGTGCCGACGAGGAgtgaggaggtgctggggacccccccgaggCCGGGGGCACAGCCGGGCTGGGCGGGCAAGTACGGCCACATggggccgcgctgccccccACCCGAAGGGCAGCTCCTGTCGGAGGGAGCCCCAGCCTGGCCCAGCCTCTACGGCCTCCTGCGGGACTTCGTGGTGGAGAACGAGCAGCTCAG gcagccccacaAGTCCCCAGACCCTGGCGGTGACATCCCAGCCGTCCCAtcctgcagagccccccgcAGCTCCTGCGGCAGCCAGGTCCCTCTCCGGAGCACCCACGTCCCGCTCGGCCACCCCACGCAGCTCCGGCAGCCCCACGCGACACCCGCCTCCGGGCACCAGCTGCCG AAACTGCCTCCTGCCTCCGGTTGCCCCCAGTGCTGCCCCAGTCTGCCCGATGCCATCGTGCCCCAG GTGCTGCCGGGGCTCCCCGTGCCACAGCCGGTCCCCCTCGGCATCCCGCTGCCCGGCCAGGAGGACGCGGCTCTGCCCGGCTCCCGGCCACACCAGGGAAAGCG GAGCCAGGGAAGGAGCCGGAGCTCATCTCGGCGGCACCCGGCGCCACGGGACAGCCGGGAGCCACCGGGCCCCGAGCGCTGGCCCAGCCCCGAGAGAAGGGTTGTGCCTTCGGCCCCACCGTGGCCAGGCCCAGTCCTGCCAGAGCCTGGAG CCGCCGGAGCTGTCCCTCTGCCGCAGTGGGAAGAGGCCCCGGGCTGGCTGGCGGAGCAGATCTGA
- the KIF12 gene encoding kinesin-like protein KIF12 isoform X2, whose product MEAEGERGWEPRQGMRPTTLPRGPRRPRWGAVGTGGKHEHGMASGPSPRGAPHVGTPTTPPPPVPPRSPGAEQEGPAVGKETRLRVVLRVRPLTCTETRRGDRRVVHSLGDGTVHVSAARHDATFGFSAVFDAGASQEAVFEGSRMRQLVELAIDGFSCTVFAFGQTGSGKTYTLMGPLGQSEAQPAAPAVLGLMQRSFACLLEHSRSRSPSLALSASYLEIYNEQVRDLLSPGPPCALPLRWSKTRGFYAENQLSVDFESLEAIVDLLLQGSRRRRTSAHALNRHSSRSHALLTIHIRSRAPSTSPSKQGTLCFVDLAGSERVKDTGSTGELCVEANNINRSLLALGHCISLLAKPQGKRTHIPYRDSKLTRLLARSLGGWGITLMVACISPSSRCLSETLSTLHYASRARRVTTRPVSNRVPREKLLQTLEEEIRALQLENLSLRQQLCLPTVPTRSEEVLGTPPRPGAQPGWAGKYGHMGPRCPPPEGQLLSEGAPAWPSLYGLLRDFVVENEQLRQPHKSPDPGGDIPAVPSCRAPRSSCGSQVPLRSTHVPLGHPTQLRQPHATPASGHQLPKLPPASGCPQCCPSLPDAIVPQVHFVSLPRGQAGRSSTLTAPLGPQVLPGLPVPQPVPLGIPLPGQEDAALPGSRPHQGKRSQGRSRSSSRRHPAPRDSREPPGPERWPSPERRVVPSAPPWPGPVLPEPGAAGAVPLPQWEEAPGWLAEQI is encoded by the exons ATGGAGGCGGAGGgcgagcggggctgggagccccgACAGGGCATGAGGCCCACAACGCTCCCACGGGGCCCGCGGCGACC GCGCTGGGGCGCAGTGGGGACAGGAGGAAAGCACGAGCACGGCATGGCCTCGGGTCCCTCTCCTCGGGGTGCCCCGCACGTGGGGACACCCACCACCCCGCCGCCCCCTGTTCCCCCAAGGAGCCCCGGAGCGGAGCAGGAGGGACCCGCGGTGGGGAAGGAAACGCGCCTGAGGGTGGTGCTGAG GGTCCGGCCGCTGACCTGCACGGAGACACGCCGAGGTGACCGGCGGGTGGTGCACAGCCTGGGCGACGGCACCGTCCAC GTGAGCGCGGCCAGGCACGACGCCACCTTCGGGTTCAGTGCCGTCTTCGACGCGGGCGCCTCGCAGGAGGCTGTCTTCGAGGGCAGCAGGATGAGGCAGCTGGTGGAGCTGGCGATAGACGG cttctcCTGCACCGTCTTCGCCTTCGGACAGACGGGCTCGGGGAAGACCTACACCCTGATGGGGCCTCTGGGGCAG AGCGAGGCCCAGCCTGCGGCCccggctgtgctggggctgatgCAGAGATCCTTCGCCTGCCTCCTGGAGCACAGCCGGagccgcagccccagcctggcGCTCAGTGCCTCCTACCTGGAGATCTACAACGAGCAG GTCAGGGACCTGCTGAGCCCGGGGCCGCCGTGCGCCCTGCCCCTGCGCTGGAGCAAAACCCGCGGCTTCTACGCGGAGAACCAGCTCAGCGTGGACTTCGAGAGCCTGGAGGCCATCGTCGACCTGCTCCTGCAAG GTTCCCGGAGGCGCCGGACCTCTGCGCATGCCCTCAACAGGCACTCGAGCCGCAGCCACGCTCTCCTGACCATCCACATCCGCAGCCGAGCC cccagcaccagccccagcaagCAGGGCACGCTGTGCTTCGTGGACCTGGCCGGCAGCGAGCGGGTGAAGGACACCGGCTCCACCGGGGAGCTCTGCGTGGAGGCCAACAACATCAACCGCAGCCTCCTGGCGCTGG GACACTGCATCTCCCTGCTGGCCAAGCCCCAAGGGAAGCGGACACACATTCCCTACAGGGACAGCAAGCTCACCCGGCTGCTGGCCCGCTCCCTGGGCGGCTGGGGCATCACGCTGATG GTCGCCTGCATCTCCCCGTCCTCGCGCTGCCTCTCGGAGACGCTGAGCACGCTGCACTACGCCAGCCGAGCCCGCAGGGTCACCACCAGGCCCGTGTCCAACAGG GTCCCCCGGGAGAAGCTGCTGCAAACCTTGGAGGAAGAGATCCGGGCCCTGCAGCTGGAGAACCTCTCCCTGcgccagcagctctgcctgcccacGGTGCCGACGAGGAgtgaggaggtgctggggacccccccgaggCCGGGGGCACAGCCGGGCTGGGCGGGCAAGTACGGCCACATggggccgcgctgccccccACCCGAAGGGCAGCTCCTGTCGGAGGGAGCCCCAGCCTGGCCCAGCCTCTACGGCCTCCTGCGGGACTTCGTGGTGGAGAACGAGCAGCTCAG gcagccccacaAGTCCCCAGACCCTGGCGGTGACATCCCAGCCGTCCCAtcctgcagagccccccgcAGCTCCTGCGGCAGCCAGGTCCCTCTCCGGAGCACCCACGTCCCGCTCGGCCACCCCACGCAGCTCCGGCAGCCCCACGCGACACCCGCCTCCGGGCACCAGCTGCCG AAACTGCCTCCTGCCTCCGGTTGCCCCCAGTGCTGCCCCAGTCTGCCCGATGCCATCGTGCCCCAGGTACATTTTGTGTCCCTTCCGAGGGGCCAGGCAGGGCGCAGCAGCACCCTGACAGCTCCGCTCGGCCCCCAGGTGCTGCCGGGGCTCCCCGTGCCACAGCCGGTCCCCCTCGGCATCCCGCTGCCCGGCCAGGAGGACGCGGCTCTGCCCGGCTCCCGGCCACACCAGGGAAAGCG GAGCCAGGGAAGGAGCCGGAGCTCATCTCGGCGGCACCCGGCGCCACGGGACAGCCGGGAGCCACCGGGCCCCGAGCGCTGGCCCAGCCCCGAGAGAAGGGTTGTGCCTTCGGCCCCACCGTGGCCAGGCCCAGTCCTGCCAGAGCCTGGAG CCGCCGGAGCTGTCCCTCTGCCGCAGTGGGAAGAGGCCCCGGGCTGGCTGGCGGAGCAGATCTGA
- the KIF12 gene encoding kinesin-like protein KIF12 isoform X4 has protein sequence MEAEGERGWEPRQGMRPTTLPRGPRRPRWGAVGTGGKHEHGMASGPSPRGAPHVGTPTTPPPPVPPRSPGAEQEGPAVGKETRLRVVLRVRPLTCTETRRGDRRVVHSLGDGTVHVSAARHDATFGFSAVFDAGASQEAVFEGSRMRQLVELAIDGFSCTVFAFGQTGSGKTYTLMGPLGQVQHQPRRQDGLLAPRGGSGREVRTRCDRSASTERGPACGPGCAGADAEILRLPPGAQPEPQPQPGAQCLLPGDLQRAGQGPAEPGAAVRPAPALEQNPRLLRGEPAQRGLREPGGHRRPAPARCRGRGHVGHIREVLHPAVPPLQLSIPAGSRRRRTSAHALNRHSSRSHALLTIHIRSRAPSTSPSKQGTLCFVDLAGSERVKDTGSTGELCVEANNINRSLLALGHCISLLAKPQGKRTHIPYRDSKLTRLLARSLGGWGITLMVACISPSSRCLSETLSTLHYASRARRVTTRPVSNRVPREKLLQTLEEEIRALQLENLSLRQQLCLPTVPTRSEEVLGTPPRPGAQPGWAGKYGHMGPRCPPPEGQLLSEGAPAWPSLYGLLRDFVVENEQLRDVDVCFREAPEAGLGGSLEAAHALPCSLTAPQAAPQVPRPWR, from the exons ATGGAGGCGGAGGgcgagcggggctgggagccccgACAGGGCATGAGGCCCACAACGCTCCCACGGGGCCCGCGGCGACC GCGCTGGGGCGCAGTGGGGACAGGAGGAAAGCACGAGCACGGCATGGCCTCGGGTCCCTCTCCTCGGGGTGCCCCGCACGTGGGGACACCCACCACCCCGCCGCCCCCTGTTCCCCCAAGGAGCCCCGGAGCGGAGCAGGAGGGACCCGCGGTGGGGAAGGAAACGCGCCTGAGGGTGGTGCTGAG GGTCCGGCCGCTGACCTGCACGGAGACACGCCGAGGTGACCGGCGGGTGGTGCACAGCCTGGGCGACGGCACCGTCCAC GTGAGCGCGGCCAGGCACGACGCCACCTTCGGGTTCAGTGCCGTCTTCGACGCGGGCGCCTCGCAGGAGGCTGTCTTCGAGGGCAGCAGGATGAGGCAGCTGGTGGAGCTGGCGATAGACGG cttctcCTGCACCGTCTTCGCCTTCGGACAGACGGGCTCGGGGAAGACCTACACCCTGATGGGGCCTCTGGGGCAGGTACAGCACCAGCCCCGACGGCAGGATGGGCTCCTCGCGCCCCGTGGTGGGAGCGGGCGGGAGGTGAGGACGCGCTGTGACCGCTCGGCCTCCACAGAGCGAGGCCCAGCCTGCGGCCccggctgtgctggggctgatgCAGAGATCCTTCGCCTGCCTCCTGGAGCACAGCCGGagccgcagccccagcctggcGCTCAGTGCCTCCTACCTGGAGATCTACAACGAGCAG GTCAGGGACCTGCTGAGCCCGGGGCCGCCGTGCGCCCTGCCCCTGCGCTGGAGCAAAACCCGCGGCTTCTACGCGGAGAACCAGCTCAGCGTGGACTTCGAGAGCCTGGAGGCCATCGTCGACCTGCTCCTGCAAGGTGCCGGGGCAGGGGCCACGTGGGGCACATTCGGGAGGTGCTGCACCCAGCGGTGCCCCCCCTGCAGCTCTCCATCCCGGCAGGTTCCCGGAGGCGCCGGACCTCTGCGCATGCCCTCAACAGGCACTCGAGCCGCAGCCACGCTCTCCTGACCATCCACATCCGCAGCCGAGCC cccagcaccagccccagcaagCAGGGCACGCTGTGCTTCGTGGACCTGGCCGGCAGCGAGCGGGTGAAGGACACCGGCTCCACCGGGGAGCTCTGCGTGGAGGCCAACAACATCAACCGCAGCCTCCTGGCGCTGG GACACTGCATCTCCCTGCTGGCCAAGCCCCAAGGGAAGCGGACACACATTCCCTACAGGGACAGCAAGCTCACCCGGCTGCTGGCCCGCTCCCTGGGCGGCTGGGGCATCACGCTGATG GTCGCCTGCATCTCCCCGTCCTCGCGCTGCCTCTCGGAGACGCTGAGCACGCTGCACTACGCCAGCCGAGCCCGCAGGGTCACCACCAGGCCCGTGTCCAACAGG GTCCCCCGGGAGAAGCTGCTGCAAACCTTGGAGGAAGAGATCCGGGCCCTGCAGCTGGAGAACCTCTCCCTGcgccagcagctctgcctgcccacGGTGCCGACGAGGAgtgaggaggtgctggggacccccccgaggCCGGGGGCACAGCCGGGCTGGGCGGGCAAGTACGGCCACATggggccgcgctgccccccACCCGAAGGGCAGCTCCTGTCGGAGGGAGCCCCAGCCTGGCCCAGCCTCTACGGCCTCCTGCGGGACTTCGTGGTGGAGAACGAGCAGCTCAG ggatgtggaTGTTTGCTTCAGGGAGGCTCCGGAGGCAGGGCTCGGAGGCTCGCTGGAGGCTGCCcatgccctgccctgctccctcactgctccccaggcagccccacaAGTCCCCAGACCCTGGCGGTGA